From one Ctenopharyngodon idella isolate HZGC_01 chromosome 15, HZGC01, whole genome shotgun sequence genomic stretch:
- the LOC127495932 gene encoding ribonuclease inhibitor-like: MIQEWFNSRPNNPNNQILYDAFIRLTAGLQDTECRLESLNLKNCGVTEPGCVFLSSALSLNPSHLRVLDLSWNDIGDSGVKHLCASLEKVQCALEILKLNNCNITHRSCAALASVLQTDSNLKELSLSKNELQDSGVMLFSVGLHHPHCKLEILRQDGSQYL, from the exons AT GATTCAGGAATGGTTCAACAGTAGGCCAAATAATCCAAACAATCAAATTctttatgatgcttttataCGGCTCACTGCTGGACTACAGGACACAGAGTGCAGACTGGAATCTTTGAA TCTGAAGAACTGTGGAGTAACAGAACCAGGCTGTGTTTTCCTGAGCTCAGCTTTAAGTTTAAATCCTTCTCATCTGAGAGTGCTGGACCTGAGCTGGAATGACATAGGAGATTCAGGAGTGAAACATCTCTGTGCTTCTCTGGAGAAAGTTCAGTGTGCACTGGAAATACTGAA GTTAAATAACTGTAATATAACACACAGAAGTTGTGCAGCATTGGCTTCAGTACTACAAACAGATTCAAACCTGAAAGAACTCTCTCTGAGCAAGAATGAGCTCCAGGACTCTGGTGTGATGTTGTTCTCTGTTGGACTGCATCATCCTCACTGTAAATTGGAGATCCTGAGGCAAGATGGTTCTCAATACTTGTAG